One genomic region from Streptomyces sp. NBC_01304 encodes:
- a CDS encoding TIGR04282 family arsenosugar biosynthesis glycosyltransferase, with product MIAKEPLPGRVKTRLTPPFTPVEAARLAEAALADTLAVVRTLPARRRILVLDGRPGPWLPPGFDVVPQCPGGLDERLAAAFGACTGPALLIGMDTPQITPALLAPALAADAWRDCDAFFGPAEDGGFWALGLAAPDPDLLRGVPMSVPETGGAQRRRLTEAGLRVRDLPPLRDVDTAADAAYVAAGAPHGRFAAVFAGLTAVAR from the coding sequence GTGATCGCGAAGGAGCCCCTGCCCGGCCGGGTCAAGACCCGGCTCACCCCGCCCTTCACCCCCGTCGAGGCCGCCCGCCTCGCCGAGGCCGCGCTCGCGGACACCCTCGCGGTCGTCCGCACCTTGCCGGCCCGCCGCCGGATCCTCGTCCTCGACGGGCGGCCCGGGCCCTGGCTGCCGCCGGGCTTCGACGTCGTGCCGCAGTGTCCGGGCGGGCTCGACGAGCGCCTCGCCGCCGCCTTCGGCGCCTGCACCGGGCCCGCCCTGCTCATCGGCATGGACACCCCGCAGATCACCCCCGCCCTGCTCGCCCCCGCGCTGGCCGCGGACGCCTGGCGGGACTGCGACGCCTTCTTCGGTCCCGCCGAGGACGGCGGGTTCTGGGCCCTCGGCCTCGCCGCTCCCGATCCGGACCTGCTGCGCGGCGTGCCGATGTCGGTGCCCGAGACGGGTGGCGCCCAGCGCCGTCGGCTGACCGAGGCCGGACTGCGGGTGCGGGATCTGCCGCCGCTGCGGGACGTCGACACGGCCGCCGATGCCGCGTACGTCGCCGCCGGGGCCCCGCACGGACGCTTCGCCGCCGTCTTCGCCGGCCTCACGGCGGTCGCCCGATGA
- a CDS encoding class I SAM-dependent DNA methyltransferase, translating to MSTATTPSAGTSTSTPTGDHATVSWSADPYVHALRTGRGPLFLRRSDGWLLPLDVERWCAGADAADELALRHCEGTVLDIGCGPGRLVAALAASGRRALGIDVSEAAVARTRRLGGSALRRDVFDSLPGEGRWGTALLLDGNVGIGGDPHALLVRAAELLAPGGLLIAETAPLDVDERVRVRIDDGRGREGRLFAWARLGTAALLGHALPLGWHPVDQWEADGRPFVALRRPHHVRTAGPSPDIANRQTVTASQRSRNTSADSPVDLS from the coding sequence ATGAGCACCGCCACCACACCAAGCGCCGGCACCAGTACCAGCACCCCGACAGGCGACCATGCCACCGTCTCCTGGTCCGCCGACCCCTACGTACACGCCCTGCGCACCGGCCGCGGCCCCCTCTTCCTGCGCCGTTCCGACGGCTGGCTGCTGCCCCTCGACGTCGAACGCTGGTGCGCGGGCGCGGATGCCGCCGACGAGTTGGCGCTGCGCCACTGCGAGGGCACCGTGCTCGACATCGGCTGCGGCCCCGGACGCCTGGTCGCGGCGCTCGCCGCGAGCGGTCGCCGGGCGCTCGGCATCGACGTCAGCGAGGCAGCGGTGGCCCGTACCCGGCGGCTCGGCGGCTCGGCCCTGCGGCGCGACGTCTTCGATTCCCTTCCGGGAGAGGGCCGTTGGGGTACGGCGTTGCTGCTCGACGGCAATGTGGGCATCGGCGGCGACCCGCACGCCCTCCTGGTCCGGGCCGCCGAACTGCTCGCGCCCGGCGGACTGCTGATCGCCGAGACCGCGCCGCTCGACGTGGACGAACGGGTCCGGGTCCGCATCGACGACGGCCGGGGCCGCGAGGGCCGCCTCTTCGCCTGGGCCCGCCTCGGCACGGCCGCCCTGCTCGGCCACGCCCTCCCGCTCGGCTGGCACCCGGTCGATCAGTGGGAGGCGGACGGCCGCCCCTTCGTGGCGCTGCGCCGCCCCCACCACGTACGGACGGCCGGCCCAAGCCCCGACATCGCGAACAGGCAGACGGTGACCGCCAGCCAGCGATCCAGGAACACCTCGGCGGACAGCCCGGTAGACCTCTCGTAA